The genomic region TTTCTTCCTCCTTAAAAATTTTAAGTTATAAATATAATAAGTACTAAAAATTACAAAAAAATTAAATTTAGATTACAAATTTGTAATTTTTGGAAAAGTAATTACAATATTCGTTCCTTCTCCTTCTTTACTGAATATATCCAATTTTGCATTATGTTTTTCCAATACAACCTTTACAAGAGAAAGCCCAAGACCTGAGCCTGATATAGACCTACTTTCATCAACTTGATAGAATTTATCAAAAATTTTATCTATTTTATCTTCTGGTATTCCTATACCGGTATCTGTGATAGATAAAATAATTTTTTCATCTTCTTCTTTTAAAGATATAATCACCTTACCATTTGGTTTATTAAATTTTATAGCATTATCAATCAGATTTGATACAGCCCTACTTATATATTTTGTATCTCCCTCTATAAATATATTTTCCTGAATATCTGCTTGTAGATTAATACCTTTTGATTTAGCATAATTCTTAAACAGTTCATATAAGTTTTGAAGAATAGAAGAAAGATTTATCTTTTCTTTTTTTAGTATATAAGCTCCGGATTCTAATTTAGAAATCGTAAGCAAATCAACTATCATAGAGTTAAGTCTATCTGTTTCTTCTATAATATATACAACTGTATCTGCACATTTTTTATCTAACTTTTCCTCTAAAAGTAATAATTCTGCTGAACTTCGTATTCTTGCTATTGGTGTTTTTAAATCATGTGCTATATTTTCTGAGGTTTCTTTTATGGATTTTATTAATGTTTCTATCTTATCAAAGGATTGGTTTAGAAGTATTGCAAGTTCGTCTACTTCATCTGAAATATATTTAACAGGGATTCTTTTATCTAAGGAAGATGTAGAAGATATAGCTTTTGCTGTATCTGATATTTTTCTTAATTTTTTAACAAATATAAAAGTTGTGAAAACAGATGCAAAAAATGATAATAAAAATGCAATTATTCCGGATATATAAAATATTTCTTGAAGTTTATTAAGCATTTTGTTATTATCTAAAATGGATTCGCCAACAACAAAAGTATATTTATCAGAAAGTTTATAAAAAATTACATAAAAATAATCAATTTTCTTAATTACAAAATTTCCTTTTTTTAATATCCCTGCATCTTCTAATTTTAAAGCTATATCTTTTGTATGAACTGCTGTATTTGTGCTTAAAATTATATTTCCATTTTTATCATAAATTTT from Venenivibrio stagnispumantis harbors:
- a CDS encoding sensor histidine kinase, with the protein product MNLRKTIFFKLVFVYSLIIAISLTFSFFTIYSFFEAYLDSQVKKDLIETAKWADSVYKKEGLKELIEQIKREAEVIDERELFYKIYDKNGNIILSTNTAVHTKDIALKLEDAGILKKGNFVIKKIDYFYVIFYKLSDKYTFVVGESILDNNKMLNKLQEIFYISGIIAFLLSFFASVFTTFIFVKKLRKISDTAKAISSTSSLDKRIPVKYISDEVDELAILLNQSFDKIETLIKSIKETSENIAHDLKTPIARIRSSAELLLLEEKLDKKCADTVVYIIEETDRLNSMIVDLLTISKLESGAYILKKEKINLSSILQNLYELFKNYAKSKGINLQADIQENIFIEGDTKYISRAVSNLIDNAIKFNKPNGKVIISLKEEDEKIILSITDTGIGIPEDKIDKIFDKFYQVDESRSISGSGLGLSLVKVVLEKHNAKLDIFSKEGEGTNIVITFPKITNL